The following coding sequences lie in one Canis lupus familiaris isolate Mischka breed German Shepherd chromosome 34, alternate assembly UU_Cfam_GSD_1.0, whole genome shotgun sequence genomic window:
- the ROPN1L gene encoding ropporin-1-like protein isoform X1, which translates to MPLPDTMFCAQQIQIPPELPDILKQFTKAAIRTQPADVLQWSAGYFSALSRGDPLPVKDRIEMPVATQKTDTGLTQGLLKVLHKQCSHKQYVELADLEQKWKNLCLPIENFRALLQLDPCEDKIEWIKFLALGCSMLGGSLNSSMKHLCEILTTDPEGGPARIPFETFSYVYRYLSRMDSDIHEVDTESYLATLKDTLDLAREAWEAPGRLEWPLPVSRRIWHPAFMARFVLQPLVAA; encoded by the exons ATGCCGCTGCCCGACACCATGTTCTGCGCGCAGCAGATCCAGATTCCGCCGGAGCTGCCGGACATCCTGAAGCAGTTCACCAAGGCTGCGATCCGCACCCAGCCCGCCGATGTGCTGCAGTGGTCCGCGGG GTATTTTTCAGCGTTGTCCAGAGGAGACCCACTTCCTGTCAAGGACAGAATCGAGATGCCCGTGGCCACGCAGAAAACAGACACAGGCCTGACTCAAGGACTCCTGAAAGTCCTGCACAAGCAG TGTAGCCACAAGCAGTATGTGGAATTAGCAGATCTtgagcagaaatggaaaaatttgtGCCTGCCAATAGAGAACTTCAGGGCTCTGTTGCAGTTGGATCCTTGCGAAGACAAGATCGAGTGGATAAAATTTTTAGCGCTTGGATGTAGCATGCTTGGTGGG TCACTGAACAGTTCGATGAAGCACCTGTGCGAGATCCTCACCACCGACCCCGAGGGCGGGCCTGCGCGCATCCCGTTTGAGACTTTCTCCTATGTTTACCGTTACTTGTCCAGAATGGACTCGGACATACATGAAGTGGACACGGAGTCCTACCTTGCGACTTTAAAGGACACTCT GGACCTAGCCCGGGAGGCGTGGGAAGCCCCTGGAAGGTTGGAGTGGCCCCTTCCTGTTTCCAGGAGGATCTGGCATCCTGCGTTCATGGCCAGATTTGTTCTGCAGCCGTTAGTGGCAGCCTGA
- the ROPN1L gene encoding ropporin-1-like protein isoform X2, with translation MPLPDTMFCAQQIQIPPELPDILKQFTKAAIRTQPADVLQWSAGYFSALSRGDPLPVKDRIEMPVATQKTDTGLTQGLLKVLHKQCSHKQYVELADLEQKWKNLCLPIENFRALLQLDPCEDKIEWIKFLALGCSMLGGSLNSSMKHLCEILTTDPEGGPARIPFETFSYVYRYLSRMDSDIHEVDTESYLATLKDTLESRKNGMIGLSDFFVLTRKV, from the exons ATGCCGCTGCCCGACACCATGTTCTGCGCGCAGCAGATCCAGATTCCGCCGGAGCTGCCGGACATCCTGAAGCAGTTCACCAAGGCTGCGATCCGCACCCAGCCCGCCGATGTGCTGCAGTGGTCCGCGGG GTATTTTTCAGCGTTGTCCAGAGGAGACCCACTTCCTGTCAAGGACAGAATCGAGATGCCCGTGGCCACGCAGAAAACAGACACAGGCCTGACTCAAGGACTCCTGAAAGTCCTGCACAAGCAG TGTAGCCACAAGCAGTATGTGGAATTAGCAGATCTtgagcagaaatggaaaaatttgtGCCTGCCAATAGAGAACTTCAGGGCTCTGTTGCAGTTGGATCCTTGCGAAGACAAGATCGAGTGGATAAAATTTTTAGCGCTTGGATGTAGCATGCTTGGTGGG TCACTGAACAGTTCGATGAAGCACCTGTGCGAGATCCTCACCACCGACCCCGAGGGCGGGCCTGCGCGCATCCCGTTTGAGACTTTCTCCTATGTTTACCGTTACTTGTCCAGAATGGACTCGGACATACATGAAGTGGACACGGAGTCCTACCTTGCGACTTTAAAGGACACTCT AGAATCTAGAAAGAATGGCATGATAGGACTTTCAGATTTCTTCGTTCTGACAAGGAAAGTTTAG